In one window of Nocardia brasiliensis DNA:
- a CDS encoding glycosyl hydrolase family 28-related protein, which translates to MTDDPVNRRRLLAGSLGAAAALPLAACAARSDTDEQFRSPRVTDAPAARNVRDFGAVGDGKADDTAAIARAAAVGDGPVVLYLPAGQYRVTSWPELPDYAAVLGDGGDVSMINYAGGGTLIALRGRQRVRFARLGIFVSDPAVTAVSLSQCFRCSFDGVVLRGNHLSANYPRYRDQRGVVLDQNTGGTAFVNCDINNFGYGLVTSCIQNYVTSSKFTSNRISVLGTGGDHNAGLALSNVEFVSDNDPRTTDRHLVVDGAANAWWLTNVWFEGADTALSIGHREHGGPAQFGLVNCKIAARTLCVDLIYCRQPYLANVQFDADLDKPPTELRIDWQGCPEGAAVSLISSSARDLDPAIFPGGWQVIGRDRMLSARLAGTTVAQAGRPDTDVLQVQAADGAVLASVLSSGAWLSDRVEGGVVLKDADGGYWRLTVSPSGALSAAPLGSERPTR; encoded by the coding sequence ATGACCGACGACCCGGTGAATCGTCGTCGCCTGCTGGCGGGTTCGCTCGGCGCGGCCGCCGCGCTGCCCCTGGCGGCGTGCGCCGCGCGCTCGGACACCGACGAACAGTTCCGCTCGCCGCGGGTGACCGATGCGCCCGCGGCCCGCAACGTCCGTGACTTCGGCGCGGTGGGTGACGGCAAGGCCGACGACACCGCCGCGATCGCGCGCGCCGCCGCGGTCGGTGACGGGCCCGTGGTGCTGTACCTGCCCGCCGGGCAGTACCGGGTGACGTCGTGGCCTGAATTGCCCGACTATGCCGCGGTTCTCGGCGACGGCGGGGACGTGAGCATGATCAATTACGCGGGCGGCGGAACCCTCATCGCGTTGCGCGGACGCCAGCGGGTGCGCTTCGCCCGGCTCGGCATCTTCGTGTCCGACCCGGCCGTCACCGCCGTGTCGCTGTCGCAATGCTTCCGGTGTTCGTTCGACGGGGTGGTACTGCGCGGCAACCATCTCAGCGCCAACTATCCGCGCTACCGCGACCAGCGCGGTGTGGTGCTCGACCAGAACACCGGTGGCACCGCGTTCGTCAACTGCGACATCAACAATTTCGGGTACGGGCTGGTGACCTCGTGCATCCAGAACTACGTGACCTCATCGAAATTCACCAGCAACCGGATCAGCGTGCTCGGCACCGGTGGCGATCACAATGCCGGATTGGCCTTGAGCAACGTCGAATTCGTCTCCGACAACGATCCGCGCACCACCGACCGGCACCTGGTCGTCGACGGCGCGGCCAACGCCTGGTGGCTGACCAACGTCTGGTTCGAGGGCGCCGACACGGCGCTGTCGATCGGGCACCGCGAGCACGGCGGGCCCGCGCAGTTCGGTCTGGTCAACTGCAAGATCGCGGCCAGGACCCTGTGCGTGGACCTGATCTATTGCCGCCAGCCGTACCTGGCGAACGTGCAGTTCGACGCGGACCTGGACAAGCCGCCCACCGAGCTGCGGATCGACTGGCAGGGATGCCCGGAAGGCGCCGCGGTGAGCCTGATCTCGAGCTCGGCGCGCGACCTCGATCCCGCGATCTTCCCCGGCGGCTGGCAGGTGATCGGGCGCGACCGGATGCTCAGCGCGCGCTTGGCCGGGACCACGGTGGCACAGGCGGGCCGCCCGGACACCGACGTCCTCCAGGTGCAGGCCGCCGACGGTGCGGTGCTGGCGTCGGTGCTGTCCAGCGGCGCTTGGCTGTCGGATCGGGTCGAGGGCGGTGTCGTGCTGAAGGACGCCGACGGCGGGTACTGGCGGCTGACGGTCTCGCCCAGTGGCGCGCTGAGCGCCGCACCGCTCGGCAGCGAGCGGCCGACGAGATGA
- a CDS encoding glutamate-1-semialdehyde 2,1-aminomutase, with protein sequence MTGVDSGRDFARSNGIQARLHELIPGGAHTYARGADQYPEHMAPILVRGSGCRVHDSDGNEYVEYGMGLRSVTLGHGYRPVVDAVRAAIADGVNFSRPTELELLAAEDFLSLVPGADMVKFAKNGSDATTAAVRLARAATGRAVVAVCDQPFFSVDDWFIGTTEMDSGIDDTATVKFPYNDLGALADVLAAVPVACVVLEAATALAEPEAGYLPGVRALCDRYGALLVFDEMITGFRWSAGGAQQVYGVRPDLSCWGKAMGNGFPISALAGKREYMELGGLRTDRDRVFLLSTTHGPESVGLAAFRAVVRAYADTDPIGRMERAGQRLAVAVNAIAAELGIAEHLSVVGRPSCLIYSTKDAQGRPSQAFRTLFLQELLARGVLGQSFVTSAAHTAADIDQTVAACREAAIVYRRALEQGSVAGLLSGRPVAPALRRRAAPRAVPAVPATVPEHP encoded by the coding sequence GTGACCGGTGTCGACAGTGGACGTGACTTCGCTCGTAGCAACGGCATCCAAGCCCGATTGCACGAGCTGATCCCCGGTGGCGCGCACACCTATGCGCGCGGCGCCGACCAGTATCCGGAGCACATGGCACCGATCCTGGTGCGCGGCAGCGGCTGCCGGGTCCATGACAGCGACGGCAACGAATACGTCGAGTACGGCATGGGTTTGCGCTCGGTGACGCTCGGGCACGGTTATCGGCCGGTGGTCGACGCGGTGCGCGCCGCGATCGCCGACGGGGTGAACTTCTCCCGGCCCACCGAGCTGGAATTGCTTGCCGCCGAAGATTTCCTGTCCCTGGTGCCCGGCGCGGACATGGTCAAGTTCGCCAAGAACGGCTCCGACGCCACGACCGCCGCGGTCCGGCTGGCTCGCGCCGCCACCGGACGCGCGGTCGTCGCGGTGTGCGATCAGCCGTTCTTCTCCGTCGACGACTGGTTCATCGGCACCACCGAGATGGACAGCGGCATCGATGACACCGCCACGGTGAAGTTCCCGTACAACGACCTCGGCGCGCTGGCCGACGTGCTGGCAGCGGTACCGGTGGCGTGCGTGGTGCTGGAGGCGGCGACCGCGCTGGCCGAACCCGAGGCCGGGTATCTGCCGGGCGTGCGCGCGCTGTGCGACCGATACGGTGCGCTGTTGGTGTTCGACGAGATGATCACCGGCTTCCGCTGGTCGGCCGGTGGGGCGCAACAGGTGTACGGCGTGCGCCCTGACCTCTCGTGCTGGGGCAAGGCGATGGGCAACGGGTTCCCGATCTCGGCGCTGGCAGGCAAACGCGAGTACATGGAGCTCGGTGGCCTGCGCACCGACCGGGACCGGGTATTTCTGCTCTCCACCACGCACGGCCCGGAATCGGTCGGCCTGGCGGCGTTTCGCGCGGTGGTTCGCGCCTACGCGGACACCGATCCGATCGGCCGGATGGAACGGGCCGGGCAGCGCCTGGCCGTGGCGGTGAATGCCATTGCCGCGGAGCTGGGTATCGCGGAGCACCTGAGCGTCGTTGGCCGACCGTCGTGCCTGATCTACTCGACCAAGGATGCGCAGGGCAGGCCGTCACAAGCGTTTCGGACCTTGTTCCTGCAGGAGTTGCTCGCGCGTGGGGTGCTCGGGCAATCGTTCGTCACCTCGGCGGCGCACACCGCCGCCGATATCGACCAGACCGTCGCCGCCTGCCGGGAAGCCGCGATCGTGTACCGGCGAGCGCTCGAACAGGGAAGTGTCGCAGGGCTTTTGAGCGGACGTCCGGTCGCGCCCGCGCTGCGGCGCCGAGCCGCGCCACGGGCGGTCCCGGCCGTGCCCGCGACCGTGCCGGAGCACCCGTGA
- a CDS encoding glycosyltransferase — MTAPRVALVHERFTEYGGSEAVVAEFLRTWPGAAVFAPIVSTAGYGALAAQCGVGQLDSIQDSWLSRAHAVLGARAHAPLLPFVPRALRRLPLAGRFDAVVVSHHAFATQAVFATDAPVVAYVHSPARWAWDDAFRAQEAGGRAGQLALAGLGRVARRAELRAAPRLTRVIANSHAVAERVREWWGLSAAVVNPPVRIDRFTPDAGLPRENFFLFAGRLVPYKRADLAIKAAQRAGRRLVVLGEGRHRPYLESIAGPETTFLGAASDAVLLDCYRRCRALLMPGVEDFGIVPVEAMACGTPVLAVGAGGALDTVLPGATGEYLAAGEDELVVTGLARRMREFDSAAYDSVAIRAHATTFSPAAFRARLADAVARTLDRERDPRG; from the coding sequence GTGACTGCGCCGCGCGTCGCGCTCGTCCACGAGCGCTTCACCGAATACGGCGGGTCCGAGGCGGTGGTCGCGGAATTCCTGCGCACCTGGCCCGGCGCCGCGGTGTTCGCCCCGATCGTCAGTACGGCGGGGTACGGCGCTCTGGCGGCGCAATGCGGTGTGGGACAGCTCGATTCGATCCAGGACAGCTGGCTCAGCCGGGCGCACGCGGTGCTCGGCGCCCGCGCGCACGCGCCGCTGCTGCCGTTCGTGCCACGGGCGCTGCGTCGGCTACCGCTGGCCGGGCGGTTCGACGCGGTGGTCGTGAGCCATCACGCGTTCGCCACCCAGGCCGTGTTCGCCACGGACGCACCGGTAGTCGCGTACGTGCACAGTCCGGCGCGCTGGGCGTGGGACGACGCCTTCCGGGCGCAGGAGGCCGGCGGTCGAGCGGGTCAACTCGCTCTGGCCGGTCTCGGCCGGGTCGCGCGGCGCGCGGAACTGCGCGCCGCGCCGCGGTTGACGCGGGTGATCGCCAACTCGCACGCGGTCGCCGAGCGGGTGCGCGAGTGGTGGGGTCTGTCCGCCGCCGTGGTCAATCCGCCGGTGCGCATCGACCGTTTCACCCCGGACGCCGGGCTGCCTCGCGAGAACTTCTTCTTGTTCGCCGGCCGTCTGGTGCCCTACAAGCGGGCCGACCTCGCCATCAAGGCGGCGCAGCGCGCGGGCCGGCGCTTGGTCGTCCTGGGGGAGGGCAGACATCGCCCGTACCTCGAGTCCATCGCCGGACCCGAGACCACGTTCCTCGGCGCGGCCTCCGACGCGGTGCTGCTTGACTGCTATCGCCGTTGTCGGGCGCTGCTCATGCCGGGGGTGGAGGATTTCGGCATCGTCCCGGTGGAGGCGATGGCGTGCGGCACACCGGTACTCGCGGTCGGTGCGGGCGGTGCGCTCGACACCGTGCTGCCCGGCGCCACCGGCGAGTATCTCGCGGCGGGCGAGGACGAGTTGGTGGTCACCGGGCTCGCTCGCCGGATGCGGGAATTCGATTCCGCCGCTTACGATTCCGTCGCGATCCGGGCGCACGCGACCACGTTCTCGCCCGCGGCGTTCCGTGCTCGCCTCGCCGACGCGGTGGCCCGCACCCTCGATCGGGAGCGCGACCCGCGCGGCTGA
- a CDS encoding AfsR/SARP family transcriptional regulator codes for MFVSTLGRLQVTVDDGEITPTAPKLRSLLALLAVRRNRIVPTGVLVEELWNDEAPVSALATLQTYVYQLRKLLQAHGANGRDVLRWHPLGYEIRLADHELDIAAFEQLAERARDQLSDGAVVEALQSASNAAALCTGTPLYDICAGPILEPEINRLRESLLQVTQLRVEARMRLGHHRDLIGELKLLCGEHPYHEGLHGNLMTCLHRCGRRSEALEVYHLLRSNLSAELGIEPSAAIQDLQRGLLDGAPEQATAEVRTAVAPAQLPRDLSDFSGRADETKRLTELLTSDVAVTAAVVTVTGGPGVGKSALAIHAGHSVRSHFPDGQLYVDFREGTHGSFRILGRFLRAVGFAAGHLPDELDERAELFRSWAAGRRVLIVLDNVTTRGQVRQLLAGGPGSAVLITGTFRAVAGIEGATPIELEAPDLGQSNEILSAIIGPDRMSAETEAAERIIAYCDRNPLALRIVGAKLATNRLLSLAMLADRLADPRRRLHQLEFLDWSMTRTVSTGYRELDAPARALLNAAVAAGSRTLTMTRAEQLCAPGQWSADSAIEQLLQNGLVRCNWGVVGVDSFDIPDLVACYVAEVAGPNTEAC; via the coding sequence ATGTTCGTCTCAACGCTCGGCAGACTGCAAGTCACCGTGGACGATGGTGAGATTACACCGACCGCGCCGAAGTTGCGGAGTCTGCTCGCGCTGCTCGCGGTCCGGCGAAACAGAATCGTGCCCACCGGCGTGCTGGTGGAAGAACTGTGGAACGACGAGGCGCCCGTCAGCGCGCTCGCCACCTTGCAAACCTACGTCTACCAACTGCGAAAACTGTTGCAGGCGCACGGCGCCAACGGGCGCGACGTGCTGCGCTGGCATCCGCTCGGATACGAGATCCGGCTGGCCGATCACGAACTCGATATCGCCGCGTTCGAGCAGCTCGCCGAGCGGGCCAGGGATCAACTGTCCGACGGCGCCGTGGTGGAGGCCTTGCAGTCCGCCTCGAACGCCGCGGCGCTGTGCACCGGAACGCCGCTGTACGACATCTGCGCCGGCCCGATCCTTGAGCCGGAGATCAACCGGTTGCGCGAATCGTTGTTGCAGGTCACGCAGTTGCGGGTGGAGGCGCGGATGCGCCTGGGCCACCACAGGGACCTGATCGGCGAGCTGAAGTTGCTGTGCGGCGAGCATCCCTATCACGAAGGGCTGCACGGCAACCTGATGACCTGCCTGCACCGCTGTGGCCGCAGGTCGGAGGCGCTCGAGGTGTACCACCTGCTGCGTTCCAACCTGAGTGCGGAGTTGGGCATCGAACCGTCCGCCGCGATCCAGGACCTGCAGCGCGGATTGCTCGACGGCGCACCGGAACAGGCCACCGCCGAGGTCCGCACGGCCGTGGCGCCCGCGCAATTGCCGAGGGATCTGTCCGACTTCTCCGGTCGTGCCGACGAAACGAAACGCCTCACCGAACTGCTGACCAGCGATGTGGCCGTGACCGCCGCGGTGGTCACCGTCACCGGCGGGCCCGGCGTCGGGAAATCGGCGTTGGCGATCCACGCGGGGCACTCCGTGCGCAGCCATTTCCCGGACGGTCAGCTCTATGTGGACTTTCGGGAAGGCACCCACGGTTCGTTCCGAATTCTGGGGCGGTTTCTGCGTGCGGTGGGATTCGCCGCTGGGCATTTGCCCGACGAACTGGACGAGCGGGCCGAGTTGTTCCGCAGTTGGGCGGCGGGTCGCCGCGTGCTCATCGTGCTCGACAATGTCACCACCCGTGGTCAGGTCCGGCAATTGCTCGCGGGCGGTCCCGGTAGCGCGGTATTGATCACCGGAACATTTCGCGCGGTCGCGGGTATCGAAGGCGCGACGCCGATCGAACTCGAGGCGCCAGACTTGGGGCAGAGCAACGAAATTCTTTCCGCGATCATCGGTCCGGACCGGATGAGCGCGGAAACCGAAGCCGCGGAACGCATCATCGCCTACTGCGATCGAAACCCGCTGGCGTTGCGTATTGTCGGCGCGAAATTGGCGACCAACCGTTTGCTGTCGCTGGCCATGCTCGCCGATCGGCTCGCCGATCCCCGGCGCCGCCTGCACCAGCTGGAGTTCCTCGACTGGAGCATGACCCGCACGGTGTCGACCGGCTACCGCGAGTTGGACGCGCCCGCGCGGGCGCTGCTCAACGCCGCGGTGGCAGCGGGGTCGCGCACGCTCACCATGACCAGGGCAGAACAGTTGTGCGCGCCGGGACAGTGGTCGGCGGACAGCGCGATCGAGCAGTTGCTCCAGAACGGGCTGGTGCGCTGCAATTGGGGTGTCGTCGGCGTGGACAGCTTCGACATTCCCGATCTCGTCGCCTGCTATGTGGCCGAAGTGGCCGGACCGAATACCGAGGCTTGTTAA
- a CDS encoding SDR family NAD(P)-dependent oxidoreductase, whose protein sequence is MSTAFVQQIFARPDVLDCLALPAAVPGEFQVYVVPSADADPLALQRELGRTPGITVRVLRRIPRLPDGAPDRAALPRAQTADDWVPVRYPLGHRRVVVARPEHDDDGAPQTIRRLAQAAGPELVVTRSDPRTLPEALLAAATTGHCVVTVGPAGDTRLPYDRLLERGLCLAAGLARRSMLPGAKVVLALSDLADYVVAVWGCLLGGFVPVTAVEPAGDDPGALVALSERLSGAPIVTSAELAARLDGAATVAELCTAAPLRADDVHTPDPDDVAVLVLSSGSTGRPKLIQLTHRAIVENALAARQVDLIRSGETSLNWLPFDHAPALVMYLLRDAVLGCTSVHARTDYITAAPLRWLDLLQRYRVAHTWSANFGYRMLTAALARAPQRRWDLSTLRTLLNAGEQCIPAVVTEFLAEMARFGVSAASFVHMWGMAETATAASCAYFDAADNVVTHHGIDYVSMGAPAPGSRLRIVDETLRPLDEYTIGRLQVCGSRVTPGYLDSPAANAAAFTDDGWLDTGDLAFLADGKLVITGRAKDVVVVNGAKYHSHTIEELVHEIDGVRRGCVAAVGVADPELGTELLGICYVPVDSGAQQHTAARITATVGERLGLPVGVIAAVPAAEFPRTTGGKVQRAVLARRLADGELAAYVVSDGSSGTTPDCVYVTRWGPVPPSPRQHTGLRGPVVLFADESGVAAEFARQVPGRYLFVRKGAAFGRTEDGYVIDPELDEHWAVVRAELGTPQTALYLWSLAPETESSTKHLISAIQCCTQDGSVPRLITVSRGAHVLTGTESGTVAAAAAAAVTAVYRQEYPGSEAVHIDLAETAPEHTAADLAAALADHSTAYPELAWRQGRPYLPALTKIDAPVSAPSSLRAQGRYVVFGGTGGIGTELVRSLVATWRAQVLVIGRRSIDSTENAVWHRDTRNDAQVEYAAVDLRDDAAVRAAVAGAEARWGAPLDGIVHLAGEYRLRPLRAEQAADWDLTTTGHLRGLVIAAELLRQRPGAHLIIGSSLMGEFPAAGCAAYAATNAISRALTTQLRRGDRTPITRLAWSLWRATGVNAGNRYEAAAAARGFLAMRPGDAVGLTMETLCRPPGDYQIGIDRRGTDVRALIDDTRDLALTEPAAATPRADLTPAAATTLTHMIQALDGFTGLPLSAHTPLSALGRTSVQMVQVHARLEGALDTAIPHEMFFAATTLGALAGALHAGR, encoded by the coding sequence ATGAGCACGGCGTTCGTCCAGCAGATCTTCGCCAGGCCCGACGTGCTGGACTGCCTCGCGCTGCCCGCCGCCGTGCCCGGCGAATTCCAGGTCTACGTCGTGCCTTCCGCCGATGCAGACCCGCTCGCGCTGCAGCGGGAACTGGGCCGCACGCCGGGGATCACGGTGCGGGTGCTGCGGCGGATTCCCCGGCTGCCCGACGGCGCACCCGACCGCGCGGCACTGCCGCGGGCGCAGACCGCCGACGACTGGGTGCCCGTGCGTTATCCGCTCGGGCACCGGCGGGTGGTCGTCGCGCGACCGGAGCACGACGACGATGGCGCGCCCCAGACGATCCGTCGCCTCGCCCAGGCGGCCGGGCCCGAACTCGTTGTCACCCGGTCGGACCCGCGCACCCTCCCGGAGGCGCTGCTGGCGGCGGCCACCACCGGACATTGCGTGGTGACCGTCGGGCCCGCCGGCGACACCCGGCTGCCTTACGACCGGCTGCTCGAACGCGGACTGTGCCTGGCCGCCGGACTGGCCCGGCGCAGCATGCTGCCCGGCGCGAAAGTCGTACTGGCGCTGAGCGATCTGGCCGATTACGTGGTGGCGGTGTGGGGTTGCCTGCTCGGCGGCTTCGTCCCGGTCACCGCAGTGGAGCCGGCCGGCGACGACCCCGGCGCGCTCGTCGCACTGTCCGAGCGCCTCTCCGGCGCACCGATCGTCACCTCCGCCGAACTCGCGGCCCGACTGGACGGCGCCGCCACGGTCGCCGAATTGTGCACGGCGGCACCGCTGCGCGCCGACGACGTGCACACGCCCGACCCGGACGACGTCGCGGTGCTGGTGCTCTCCTCCGGTAGTACCGGACGCCCCAAACTGATTCAGCTCACCCATCGGGCGATCGTCGAGAACGCGCTGGCGGCCCGCCAGGTCGACCTGATCCGCAGCGGTGAGACCAGCCTGAACTGGCTGCCCTTCGATCACGCCCCCGCCCTGGTCATGTACCTGCTGCGGGACGCGGTGCTCGGCTGCACGAGCGTGCACGCGCGCACCGACTACATCACCGCCGCGCCGTTGCGCTGGCTCGATCTGCTGCAACGGTATCGGGTCGCGCACACCTGGTCGGCCAACTTCGGCTACCGGATGCTGACCGCGGCGCTCGCGCGAGCGCCGCAGCGCCGGTGGGACCTGTCGACACTGCGCACCCTGCTCAACGCGGGCGAACAGTGCATCCCGGCGGTGGTCACCGAATTCCTTGCGGAGATGGCGCGTTTCGGGGTATCGGCGGCGAGCTTCGTGCACATGTGGGGCATGGCGGAAACCGCGACGGCCGCCTCGTGCGCCTACTTCGACGCCGCGGACAACGTGGTGACCCATCACGGCATCGACTACGTCAGTATGGGCGCACCCGCACCGGGCAGCCGGTTGCGCATCGTCGACGAAACCCTGCGCCCTCTGGACGAATACACGATCGGACGCCTGCAAGTATGCGGCAGCCGGGTGACGCCGGGGTATCTGGACAGCCCAGCGGCCAATGCCGCCGCGTTCACCGACGACGGCTGGCTCGACACCGGTGACCTGGCGTTCCTCGCCGACGGCAAGCTCGTGATCACCGGCCGGGCGAAGGACGTGGTGGTGGTCAACGGCGCGAAATACCACAGCCACACCATCGAAGAGCTCGTGCACGAGATCGACGGCGTCCGGCGCGGCTGCGTCGCCGCGGTGGGTGTCGCCGATCCCGAGCTCGGCACCGAACTGCTCGGAATCTGTTACGTGCCCGTCGATTCCGGTGCGCAACAGCACACCGCCGCGCGGATCACCGCGACGGTCGGCGAGCGGCTCGGCCTGCCGGTCGGCGTCATCGCCGCCGTCCCCGCGGCCGAGTTCCCGCGCACCACCGGCGGCAAGGTCCAGCGCGCGGTGCTGGCCCGCAGGCTGGCCGACGGCGAACTCGCCGCGTACGTCGTCAGCGACGGCTCGTCCGGCACCACCCCCGACTGCGTCTATGTGACCCGCTGGGGACCGGTGCCGCCGTCGCCGCGGCAGCACACCGGCCTACGCGGCCCCGTCGTGCTGTTCGCCGACGAATCCGGTGTCGCGGCGGAATTCGCCAGGCAGGTGCCTGGTCGATACCTGTTCGTCCGGAAGGGCGCGGCCTTCGGCCGCACCGAGGACGGCTACGTCATCGACCCGGAGCTCGACGAGCACTGGGCGGTGGTCCGTGCCGAGCTCGGCACGCCGCAGACGGCTCTCTACCTGTGGAGCCTCGCGCCCGAAACAGAGTCGAGCACAAAGCATCTGATCAGCGCGATCCAATGCTGCACGCAGGACGGCTCGGTGCCGCGGCTGATCACGGTGAGCCGCGGTGCGCACGTGCTCACCGGCACCGAATCCGGCACGGTCGCGGCGGCCGCCGCCGCGGCCGTCACCGCGGTCTACCGCCAGGAGTATCCCGGCAGCGAGGCCGTGCACATCGATCTGGCCGAGACCGCACCGGAACACACCGCGGCCGACTTGGCCGCCGCGCTCGCCGATCACAGCACCGCCTACCCGGAACTCGCCTGGCGACAGGGCCGTCCGTACCTGCCCGCGCTGACCAAGATCGACGCACCGGTCAGCGCGCCGAGTTCGCTGCGCGCGCAGGGCCGCTATGTCGTGTTCGGCGGCACGGGCGGCATCGGCACCGAACTGGTGCGCAGCCTCGTCGCCACCTGGCGCGCCCAGGTGCTCGTCATCGGCCGCCGCTCCATCGACTCGACGGAAAACGCTGTGTGGCACCGCGATACACGCAACGACGCGCAGGTCGAGTACGCGGCGGTCGATCTCCGCGACGACGCCGCCGTGCGCGCCGCGGTCGCCGGTGCCGAGGCCCGGTGGGGCGCACCGCTGGACGGCATCGTCCACCTGGCGGGCGAGTACCGCCTGCGGCCGTTGCGCGCGGAGCAGGCCGCGGACTGGGACCTCACCACCACCGGCCACCTCCGTGGCCTGGTGATCGCCGCGGAACTGCTCCGGCAACGGCCCGGCGCCCACCTGATCATCGGTTCCTCGTTGATGGGCGAGTTCCCCGCGGCAGGCTGCGCCGCCTACGCCGCGACCAACGCGATCTCCCGCGCGCTCACCACGCAGCTGCGCCGCGGGGACCGCACACCGATCACCCGGCTCGCCTGGAGCCTCTGGCGCGCAACGGGTGTCAACGCGGGCAATCGTTACGAGGCCGCCGCGGCGGCACGCGGCTTCCTCGCGATGCGGCCCGGCGACGCGGTCGGGCTGACCATGGAGACGCTGTGCCGCCCGCCCGGCGACTACCAGATCGGCATCGACCGGCGCGGCACCGATGTCCGTGCACTCATCGACGACACCCGCGACCTGGCATTGACCGAGCCGGCGGCGGCGACACCGCGCGCCGATCTCACACCGGCGGCCGCGACGACCCTCACACACATGATCCAGGCACTGGACGGATTCACCGGACTACCGCTGTCCGCGCACACCCCCCTCAGTGCTCTCGGCCGCACCTCGGTGCAGATGGTGCAGGTGCACGCCCGGCTCGAGGGTGCGCTCGACACCGCGATTCCGCATGAGATGTTCTTCGCCGCAACTACTCTCGGCGCCCTGGCGGGCGCGTTGCACGCGGGCCGTTAA
- a CDS encoding arylamine N-acetyltransferase family protein, giving the protein MSAVTDDPRIGAYLDRLGFATAPAPSPAALDALHAAHTARIPFETLWHTPSIAVDDAVDRIVEQGLGGICYHLNGAFGWLLDRLGFDVRLRPAATQSRFAASAQPPTGTHVVLTVDNLPATDNPEGRWLLDVGAGEGFSRPLPLVAGDYPRGEFRYRLRPSQLDPRWWRFDYDRHESCRGVDFALTEVDHAELAEIYTRMAETDMAIFFRYGWVKRHDQSGFDELIGTQLSKVTAAGRAIRTIGDQDDYFDTLATVFRLRVPDDPAARAALWQRVVTEWSAQRFRDDWAPARADADAAR; this is encoded by the coding sequence ATGTCCGCGGTCACTGACGACCCACGGATCGGCGCCTACCTCGACAGGCTCGGCTTCGCTACCGCGCCCGCCCCTTCCCCCGCGGCGCTCGACGCCTTGCACGCCGCCCATACCGCGCGGATTCCGTTCGAAACGCTCTGGCACACACCGTCCATCGCGGTAGACGATGCGGTCGACCGCATCGTCGAGCAGGGGCTCGGCGGCATCTGCTACCACCTCAACGGCGCGTTCGGCTGGCTGCTCGACCGGCTCGGCTTCGACGTGCGGCTGCGTCCGGCGGCGACCCAGAGCCGGTTCGCCGCGAGCGCCCAGCCACCCACCGGCACGCACGTCGTGCTCACCGTCGACAACCTGCCCGCGACCGACAACCCGGAGGGGCGCTGGCTACTCGATGTCGGTGCGGGCGAGGGCTTCTCGCGTCCGCTGCCGCTCGTCGCGGGCGACTATCCGCGCGGCGAGTTCCGCTATCGGCTGCGACCGTCGCAGCTCGACCCGCGCTGGTGGCGCTTCGACTACGACCGGCACGAGTCCTGCCGCGGCGTCGATTTCGCGCTGACCGAGGTGGATCACGCCGAGCTGGCCGAGATCTACACCCGCATGGCCGAAACCGACATGGCGATCTTCTTCCGCTACGGCTGGGTGAAGCGGCACGACCAGAGCGGTTTCGACGAGTTGATCGGCACCCAGCTGTCGAAGGTCACCGCGGCGGGCCGCGCCATCCGCACCATCGGCGACCAGGACGACTATTTCGACACGTTGGCCACGGTCTTTCGGCTGCGCGTCCCCGACGATCCCGCGGCACGGGCGGCGTTGTGGCAGCGCGTGGTCACGGAGTGGTCGGCCCAGCGTTTCCGGGACGACTGGGCACCGGCTCGCGCCGACGCCGACGCGGCCCGATGA